Proteins encoded in a region of the Pseudomonadota bacterium genome:
- the panC gene encoding pantoate--beta-alanine ligase, translating to MKKIYKINDMQQYSDRIRENAECLAFVPTMGFLHEGHLALLKKARKLADVVVASIFVNPSQFGPGEDLESYPRNIERDLELMEKEHVDAVFIPDAKDIYPDRFQTYVELQSLPEHLCGLSRPVLFKGVATIVSKLFNIVKPHIAVFGQKDFQQLLVIKQMVCDLNYDIEIVGVPTVREKDGLAMSSRNSYLSQEERIHALSLYKSLNKALEMAKAGERDTSKIIKEATDIIISCPDSTIDYIMICDSETLKNLDTIDRPALMALAVKIGTTRLIDNMILQI from the coding sequence ATAAAGAAAATCTATAAAATTAATGATATGCAACAATATTCGGACCGTATTCGTGAAAATGCCGAATGTCTGGCTTTTGTACCTACTATGGGCTTTTTGCATGAAGGCCACCTTGCACTTTTGAAAAAAGCTCGTAAATTGGCTGATGTTGTTGTTGCAAGTATATTTGTAAACCCATCCCAGTTTGGCCCAGGTGAAGATCTGGAATCATATCCAAGAAATATCGAAAGAGATCTGGAGCTGATGGAAAAAGAACATGTGGATGCAGTATTTATCCCGGACGCAAAAGATATCTACCCGGATAGATTCCAAACCTATGTGGAGTTACAAAGCCTTCCGGAGCATCTTTGCGGGTTGTCAAGACCCGTATTATTTAAGGGAGTTGCTACTATAGTTTCCAAATTGTTTAATATTGTAAAACCTCATATAGCAGTTTTCGGGCAAAAAGATTTTCAGCAGCTTCTTGTGATAAAACAAATGGTTTGTGATCTTAATTACGATATAGAAATAGTAGGGGTTCCTACCGTTAGAGAAAAAGACGGCCTTGCCATGAGTTCAAGAAATAGTTATCTTAGCCAGGAAGAAAGAATTCATGCATTATCCTTATATAAATCTTTGAATAAAGCCCTGGAAATGGCAAAAGCAGGTGAAAGGGATACATCCAAAATAATTAAGGAAGCAACAGATATAATAATTTCATGCCCTGATTCTACGATAGATTATATAATGATCTGTGATTCAGAAACACTTAAAAACTTAGATACGATAGACAGACCGGCTTTGATGGCTCTTGCAGTAAAAATCGGAACAACAAGGCTTATAGACAATATGATATTACAGATATAA